A genomic stretch from Halorubrum salinarum includes:
- a CDS encoding zinc-ribbon domain-containing protein: MGILTTLRKAVEGKSSTVWECRHCGETLSENANECPTCGAEDVACYEI; the protein is encoded by the coding sequence ATGGGGATACTGACTACACTCCGCAAAGCCGTCGAGGGGAAGTCGTCGACGGTGTGGGAGTGCCGGCACTGCGGAGAGACACTCTCAGAGAATGCTAATGAGTGTCCAACTTGCGGTGCCGAAGATGTCGCGTGCTACGAGATCTAA
- a CDS encoding DUF6610 family protein — MSLELSSSASTAREIAAARQADYVAFLHRAPFVVDAVDLGFLPGFREDCGYQETQYQNLSLPVGMLDNDFRNPDLERFVDRFFEYEPEVGVIGDVDEIDDVDAHVAAAREIQASYPEAELIVVPKSRAVIDAIPETLVLGYSRGYADRLAHEFSDPADWRGRRVHILGGSPPKQLDAIRQLTRPTLTDEPPADIVGVDWNGLHRGAQFGEFWTADGWDDSGRDADHVTVRKTVRHSLARVREFWQQHGVWPESTPEDEGLTVEYEGPSPADLEDAACTECGTNVWRTRRGPYVAEYDTGAICGYCSYECYFSHRHRNNLEEIAGEQSVYLPPA; from the coding sequence ATGTCCCTCGAGCTGAGCTCCAGCGCCAGCACCGCCCGCGAAATCGCCGCCGCCAGACAAGCAGACTACGTGGCGTTTCTGCATCGAGCGCCGTTTGTCGTCGACGCTGTCGACCTCGGCTTCCTTCCTGGCTTTCGCGAGGACTGTGGGTACCAAGAGACGCAGTATCAGAATCTCAGCCTCCCCGTCGGGATGCTCGACAACGATTTCCGAAATCCCGATCTGGAGCGGTTCGTCGACCGCTTCTTCGAGTACGAACCAGAGGTTGGGGTCATCGGGGATGTCGACGAAATCGACGACGTCGACGCCCACGTCGCTGCTGCTCGTGAGATCCAAGCGAGCTATCCAGAGGCCGAGCTCATCGTCGTTCCGAAGTCGCGGGCGGTGATCGACGCGATACCCGAGACCCTCGTCCTCGGGTATTCACGGGGATACGCCGACCGTCTGGCCCACGAGTTCTCCGACCCAGCCGATTGGAGAGGGCGGCGCGTCCACATTCTCGGCGGGAGTCCGCCCAAGCAGCTCGACGCCATTCGACAGCTGACCCGACCGACACTCACTGACGAGCCACCAGCCGACATCGTCGGTGTCGACTGGAACGGGCTGCATCGCGGCGCGCAGTTCGGTGAGTTCTGGACGGCCGACGGCTGGGACGACAGCGGTCGCGACGCCGACCACGTCACCGTGCGAAAGACGGTGCGTCACAGCCTCGCCCGCGTCCGCGAGTTCTGGCAGCAACACGGGGTCTGGCCTGAATCAACACCGGAAGACGAGGGGCTGACCGTCGAGTACGAGGGTCCGAGTCCTGCCGATCTCGAGGACGCCGCCTGTACCGAGTGCGGGACGAACGTTTGGCGAACTCGCCGCGGCCCGTATGTGGCCGAATACGATACCGGCGCAATCTGTGGATACTGCAGCTACGAGTGCTACTTCAGCCACCGTCATCGGAACAACCTGGAGGAGATCGCCGGCGAGCAGAGCGTCTACCTCCCGCCGGCGTGA